The Chloroflexota bacterium genome includes a region encoding these proteins:
- a CDS encoding branched-chain amino acid ABC transporter permease, whose product MIVALAAGFLYRLLALILSNPAYFFEQVRNGLQLGFVYALIALGYTMVYGVVRLINFAHGDVFMVGAFTSFYAITRYGWGFLPAILLSMIICAVLAITIERVAYKPLRDAPRISALITAVGMSFFLEYFSALDFVFTPDYITYKRPFEVRVWEVGGVTISNIMIIIVVAAVLLLAFLQYVVRQTKIGKAMRATAADKPTARLMGINIDLVISATFGLGALFAGAAGVLYAIAYPQIITFVGILPGLKAFVAAVLGGIGSIPGAFLGSLIMGQVEVLTTAFFSVPLPSGEVLRGSTIRDLIAMAVLILIFLVRPRGLLGEPEAEKA is encoded by the coding sequence ATGATCGTTGCCCTCGCAGCCGGGTTTCTCTACAGACTCCTCGCCCTAATTCTCTCGAATCCGGCCTACTTTTTCGAACAGGTGCGCAATGGGCTGCAGTTAGGATTCGTCTACGCCCTCATTGCTTTGGGCTACACCATGGTGTACGGCGTCGTGCGGCTCATCAACTTCGCTCATGGTGATGTGTTTATGGTGGGCGCTTTCACCAGTTTTTATGCTATCACCCGCTATGGATGGGGTTTCCTGCCGGCCATCTTGCTTTCCATGATCATCTGCGCTGTTTTGGCTATCACCATCGAACGGGTGGCCTACAAACCGCTCCGTGATGCGCCACGTATCTCCGCCCTCATCACGGCCGTTGGCATGTCCTTTTTCCTGGAGTACTTCTCCGCTCTGGATTTCGTGTTCACTCCCGACTATATTACGTACAAGCGCCCATTTGAGGTAAGGGTGTGGGAAGTCGGCGGGGTGACGATCTCCAACATCATGATCATCATCGTTGTAGCCGCCGTTTTGTTGCTGGCCTTCCTCCAGTACGTGGTGCGGCAAACGAAAATTGGCAAAGCCATGCGGGCTACCGCAGCCGATAAACCCACCGCCCGGCTGATGGGTATCAACATTGACTTGGTCATCTCGGCTACCTTCGGATTGGGCGCCCTGTTCGCTGGGGCAGCGGGTGTGCTTTACGCTATCGCTTATCCGCAAATCATCACTTTCGTTGGCATCTTGCCCGGCCTCAAGGCCTTTGTCGCTGCGGTGCTGGGTGGTATTGGCAGCATCCCGGGCGCATTCCTGGGCTCGCTTATCATGGGACAAGTAGAGGTGCTCACCACTGCTTTCTTTTCCGTGCCGTTGCCCTCCGGTGAGGTGTTACGAGGTTCCACCATCCGGGACCTCATTGCCATGGCTGTCTTGATCCTTATTTTCCTGGTCCGACCGCGTGGTCTGCTGGGTGAACCAGAGGCGGAGAAGGCATAG